A region of bacterium DNA encodes the following proteins:
- a CDS encoding oligopeptide transporter, OPT family: MEPSKRTLPENAYRPLKEGESYQPVVPANRKMPEVTRYSLIWGLIYAAVFSMAAAYLGLKIGQVFEAAIPIAILAVGASAFLHRKDALLENVIIQSIGAASGVVVAGAIFTIPAIYILKLEIHFYQIFLASLFGGFLGILFMIPFRKYFVQEMHGQFPFPEATATTEVLVAGESGGSQAKVLIKAMIVGGLYDFIIGTFHWWSEVFTSRAVPFLAGLADKWKLVFRINVGAAVLGLGYIVGLQYSAIIAAGSFVSWFLLVPLVYYFGQNLALPFGNTTQLISAMSAEQIFFTYVRHIGIGGIACAGIIGIIRSSKIIGGALKLAWQELTGKSKKSAVDDRRTSRDLSMSAIGAGIALTALLLLLFFQFGVVHNWTQAIVGLLIVLVISFLFTTVAARAIAIVGTNPVSGMTLMTLILSSLILVRVGLTGTSGMVSALIIGGVVCTALSMAGGFITDLKIGYWLGNTPVNQQKFKFIGTLVAAASVGFVIMMLNETYGFEGPNALVAPQANAMAAVIKPLMSNQPAPWMLYIVGAIFALILQMIGVPPLAFALGMYIPLELNTPLLAGGIIAYLVSNASKDESLNTLRKEKGTLIASGFIAGGAIMGVVSAFLKYVGFDNASLVQPILAVHWAESAGGQLLALALFAVLCIFFIADAKKTES; this comes from the coding sequence ATGGAGCCGAGCAAACGTACCCTGCCTGAAAATGCCTATCGCCCACTCAAAGAGGGTGAGTCGTACCAGCCGGTGGTTCCGGCGAACCGGAAAATGCCGGAAGTCACCCGCTACTCCCTGATTTGGGGATTGATCTACGCTGCGGTGTTTTCCATGGCCGCAGCCTATCTGGGCTTAAAGATCGGCCAGGTGTTTGAAGCGGCCATCCCCATCGCCATTCTGGCGGTCGGCGCCTCAGCGTTTCTACACCGCAAAGACGCGCTGCTGGAAAACGTCATCATTCAATCCATCGGCGCCGCCTCAGGCGTGGTGGTGGCCGGCGCCATCTTTACCATTCCGGCCATCTATATTCTCAAACTGGAGATCCACTTTTATCAGATCTTTCTCGCTTCGCTGTTCGGCGGCTTTCTCGGCATTCTTTTTATGATTCCATTCCGCAAATATTTCGTCCAAGAGATGCACGGGCAGTTTCCCTTTCCCGAGGCCACAGCCACCACCGAAGTGCTGGTCGCCGGCGAGTCGGGCGGCAGCCAGGCCAAAGTGCTGATCAAAGCCATGATCGTCGGCGGTCTGTATGATTTCATCATCGGCACCTTTCACTGGTGGAGTGAAGTGTTTACCTCCCGCGCCGTGCCCTTTCTCGCCGGTTTGGCGGATAAATGGAAGCTGGTGTTCCGCATCAACGTCGGCGCCGCCGTGTTGGGTCTGGGCTACATCGTCGGCCTGCAGTACTCGGCCATCATCGCCGCCGGTTCTTTCGTCTCCTGGTTTCTGCTGGTGCCGTTGGTCTATTATTTCGGCCAGAATCTGGCGCTGCCCTTTGGCAACACCACCCAACTGATCAGCGCCATGTCTGCCGAACAGATTTTCTTCACCTATGTGCGTCACATCGGCATCGGCGGCATCGCCTGCGCCGGCATCATCGGCATCATCCGTTCGTCGAAAATCATCGGCGGCGCTCTCAAGCTGGCCTGGCAGGAACTCACCGGCAAAAGCAAAAAGAGCGCGGTGGATGACCGCCGCACCAGCCGGGATCTTTCGATGAGCGCCATCGGCGCGGGCATCGCCTTGACCGCTCTGCTGTTGTTGCTGTTTTTTCAATTCGGCGTGGTGCACAACTGGACCCAGGCCATCGTCGGCCTGCTCATCGTGCTGGTCATCTCTTTTCTGTTCACCACCGTGGCGGCGCGCGCCATCGCCATCGTCGGCACCAACCCGGTTTCCGGCATGACTCTGATGACGCTGATCCTCTCCTCGCTGATTCTGGTGCGCGTAGGCCTTACCGGCACCTCGGGCATGGTCTCTGCGTTGATCATCGGCGGTGTGGTCTGCACCGCGCTGTCCATGGCCGGAGGATTCATCACAGATCTCAAGATCGGTTACTGGCTGGGCAATACGCCGGTGAATCAACAGAAATTTAAATTCATCGGCACTCTGGTCGCCGCCGCCTCTGTGGGTTTTGTCATCATGATGTTGAACGAAACCTATGGATTTGAAGGCCCCAACGCCCTGGTCGCCCCCCAGGCCAATGCCATGGCCGCAGTCATCAAGCCGCTCATGTCCAATCAACCGGCGCCGTGGATGCTGTACATCGTCGGTGCGATTTTTGCGCTCATCCTGCAGATGATCGGCGTTCCGCCGCTGGCCTTTGCCCTGGGCATGTACATTCCCCTGGAACTGAACACGCCGCTGCTGGCCGGCGGCATCATCGCCTATCTGGTGTCGAACGCCTCCAAGGATGAATCGCTCAATACGCTGCGTAAAGAAAAAGGCACGCTGATCGCATCCGGCTTTATCGCCGGCGGCGCCATCATGGGCGTGGTATCGGCGTTTCTGAAATACGTGGGCTTTGACAACGCCTCCCTGGTCCAGCCCATCCTCGC